Proteins encoded by one window of Camelus bactrianus isolate YW-2024 breed Bactrian camel chromosome 9, ASM4877302v1, whole genome shotgun sequence:
- the ORC6 gene encoding origin recognition complex subunit 6 isoform X2 codes for MESGLVRRLASRLGIAEPEVLRKAEEYLRLSHVKCMGLSARTTETSNAVMCLDLAASCTKCPLDRAYLIKLSGLNKKMYQSCLKSFECLLGLNSNIGIRDLAVQFSCTEAVNMASKILQSYESSLPQTPQVDLDLSRPLFTTAALLTACKILRLKVDKSKMAATSGVKKAIFDRLCKQLEKIGQQIDKPGDSAPPSRKKKKTVLEPPAEEIEAVVETPHKPQNDDDLTQDYEEWKRRILENAAKAQKATSE; via the exons ATGGAATCTGGTCTAGTCCGGCGTTTAGCTTCGCGCCTGGGCATCGCCGAGCCGGAGGTGCTGAG gaaagcagaggagtacCTGCGACTGTCTCATGTGAAGTGTATGGGCCTGTCTGCACGAACCACAGAAACCAGCAATGCGGTCATGTGCCTGGACCTTGCAGCTTCCTGCACGAAGTGCCCCTTGGACAGG gCTTATTTAATTAAACTTTCTGGTTTGAACAAGAAGATGTATCAGAGCTGTCTGAAATCTTTTGAGTGTTTACTGGGCCTGAACTCGAATATTGGAATAAGAGACCTAGCTGTACAGTTTAGCTGCACAGAAGCAGTGAATATGGCTTCAAAGATACTACAAAG CTATGAGTCCAGTCTTCCACAAACACCACAAGTGGATCTTGACTTATCCAGGCCGCTCTTCACCACTGCTGCACTACTGACAGCGTGCAA GATTCTAAGGCTAAAGGTGGACAAAAGTAAAATGGCAGCCACATCTGGTGTAAAAAAAGCCATATTTGACCGACTCTGTAAACAATTAGAGAAGATTGGGCAGCAGATCGACA AGCCTGGTGATTCAGCTCCTCCATCACGGAAGAAGAAAAAGACTGTGCTTGAACCTCCAGCAGAGG aaATAGAGGCTGTAGTAGAGACCCCACATAAACCGCAAAATGACGACGATCTGACACAGGATTATGAAGAGTGGAAAAGGagaattttggaaaatgctgccAAAGCACAAAAGGCTACCTCAGAGTGA
- the ORC6 gene encoding origin recognition complex subunit 6 isoform X1: protein MESGLVRRLASRLGIAEPEVLRKAEEYLRLSHVKCMGLSARTTETSNAVMCLDLAASCTKCPLDRAYLIKLSGLNKKMYQSCLKSFECLLGLNSNIGIRDLAVQFSCTEAVNMASKILQSYESSLPQTPQVDLDLSRPLFTTAALLTACKILRLKVDKSKMAATSGVKKAIFDRLCKQLEKIGQQIDKEPGDSAPPSRKKKKTVLEPPAEEIEAVVETPHKPQNDDDLTQDYEEWKRRILENAAKAQKATSE from the exons ATGGAATCTGGTCTAGTCCGGCGTTTAGCTTCGCGCCTGGGCATCGCCGAGCCGGAGGTGCTGAG gaaagcagaggagtacCTGCGACTGTCTCATGTGAAGTGTATGGGCCTGTCTGCACGAACCACAGAAACCAGCAATGCGGTCATGTGCCTGGACCTTGCAGCTTCCTGCACGAAGTGCCCCTTGGACAGG gCTTATTTAATTAAACTTTCTGGTTTGAACAAGAAGATGTATCAGAGCTGTCTGAAATCTTTTGAGTGTTTACTGGGCCTGAACTCGAATATTGGAATAAGAGACCTAGCTGTACAGTTTAGCTGCACAGAAGCAGTGAATATGGCTTCAAAGATACTACAAAG CTATGAGTCCAGTCTTCCACAAACACCACAAGTGGATCTTGACTTATCCAGGCCGCTCTTCACCACTGCTGCACTACTGACAGCGTGCAA GATTCTAAGGCTAAAGGTGGACAAAAGTAAAATGGCAGCCACATCTGGTGTAAAAAAAGCCATATTTGACCGACTCTGTAAACAATTAGAGAAGATTGGGCAGCAGATCGACA AAGAGCCTGGTGATTCAGCTCCTCCATCACGGAAGAAGAAAAAGACTGTGCTTGAACCTCCAGCAGAGG aaATAGAGGCTGTAGTAGAGACCCCACATAAACCGCAAAATGACGACGATCTGACACAGGATTATGAAGAGTGGAAAAGGagaattttggaaaatgctgccAAAGCACAAAAGGCTACCTCAGAGTGA
- the ORC6 gene encoding origin recognition complex subunit 6 isoform X3, whose amino-acid sequence MFAFFLGRKAEEYLRLSHVKCMGLSARTTETSNAVMCLDLAASCTKCPLDRAYLIKLSGLNKKMYQSCLKSFECLLGLNSNIGIRDLAVQFSCTEAVNMASKILQSYESSLPQTPQVDLDLSRPLFTTAALLTACKILRLKVDKSKMAATSGVKKAIFDRLCKQLEKIGQQIDKEPGDSAPPSRKKKKTVLEPPAEEIEAVVETPHKPQNDDDLTQDYEEWKRRILENAAKAQKATSE is encoded by the exons ATGTTCGCTTTCTTCCTTGGAAG gaaagcagaggagtacCTGCGACTGTCTCATGTGAAGTGTATGGGCCTGTCTGCACGAACCACAGAAACCAGCAATGCGGTCATGTGCCTGGACCTTGCAGCTTCCTGCACGAAGTGCCCCTTGGACAGG gCTTATTTAATTAAACTTTCTGGTTTGAACAAGAAGATGTATCAGAGCTGTCTGAAATCTTTTGAGTGTTTACTGGGCCTGAACTCGAATATTGGAATAAGAGACCTAGCTGTACAGTTTAGCTGCACAGAAGCAGTGAATATGGCTTCAAAGATACTACAAAG CTATGAGTCCAGTCTTCCACAAACACCACAAGTGGATCTTGACTTATCCAGGCCGCTCTTCACCACTGCTGCACTACTGACAGCGTGCAA GATTCTAAGGCTAAAGGTGGACAAAAGTAAAATGGCAGCCACATCTGGTGTAAAAAAAGCCATATTTGACCGACTCTGTAAACAATTAGAGAAGATTGGGCAGCAGATCGACA AAGAGCCTGGTGATTCAGCTCCTCCATCACGGAAGAAGAAAAAGACTGTGCTTGAACCTCCAGCAGAGG aaATAGAGGCTGTAGTAGAGACCCCACATAAACCGCAAAATGACGACGATCTGACACAGGATTATGAAGAGTGGAAAAGGagaattttggaaaatgctgccAAAGCACAAAAGGCTACCTCAGAGTGA